In Candidatus Hydrogenedentota bacterium, the DNA window ACGCATAGCCAGTCGAATTGCGATCCGTACAATGTGCATACTGTAATCGGGTCGCAAGGTGTGTCCGTCTTCCGACCAAAGAACGTTCAACGATCAGCGGAGAATCGTTCATGTCCAAACCATGCTGCGTCACGACCGCCGTTGTTATTGCGCTCTCACCGCTGCTCGCTCCCGGCTGCGCAACGTCGCCGATGGACGCAGGCGGGCGCGGCGTACCAACGCCCTTCGGCGGGAACGCCCATGCCATCCCGGGACTGATCGAAGCGGAACATTTTGACGACGGCGGCCCGGGGGTCGCGTACAGCGACGTGGACGAAGTGAATCACGGCGCGCCGTATCGCGGCGTCACACACGTGGATACCGAACAACGCGCCGACGCGTCCAACGGCTACGGTATTGGCTGGTCCCGTGCGGGCGAATGGCTGGCCTATACCGTCGATGTGCAATCGAACGGAACCTATACCATCGAAATTCCCGTTGCCTCCCAAAAGGAAGGCGGTGTTTTCCATCTCGACATCGCCGGCAAGGACGTGACTGGACCGATCCGCATTCCGGACACCGGCGCGTGGACCAAACTGGCGACACTGCATGTGAAAAACGTTCGTCTTGAGAAGGGCGTTTACGTGATGAGGCTGATCATGGACATCAACGGCGCATCGGGCGGCATCGGCGATGTCGATTATTTGAAGTTCAGTCTCGAACGCTGACGCGGTACCGGTTCGACTGTCCAGCGGAGAACCTCGCGATGTTCATCTGTGAATCACTGGAGCGGCGCGGCAATGACACTTGCGTCCTACTGGCGACCGCAATCACCGTCGGCTTCGTTTGCGTGTCCCTCGCGGAAACGACTGCGGTCACCCAAGACTTCGCTACGGACCCAAACTGGGACGGACGCAACAACGTGCGCATGGAACAAGGCCGCGAGAAGAAGCAGGACTTCGGATTCTCGCAAACCAACCACGCGGGCGGCGGCATTGGCGAAATCGGCGGGTCGGTGTGCCGCTCGGTGAAGCCCGCTACGTATTCGGTCGCCATCGAGCCGAAGACGCTTGATGATCAACTCAAAGCGTCGGGGCGGTTCAACGTGACGCACTCCGAAGGCGGCAGCGGGCTCCTCGTCGGCTGGTTCAATAGCACGTCGCGCGGGTGGCGCACGCCGAACGCGCTGTTTATGCGCATCGACGGCGAATCGAATTCGTTCCGAATCTTTTACGAATACGGCACACAGAACTGGAAGACCGGCGGCGGCCAGACCTTCGAGGGCATGTACCAGACAAACCCGTCCTCGAAGATTCCAGTCGGCGGGAAACCGCACGAGTGGTCGATCGAATACGACCCCGACGGCGCGGAAGGACGCGGCGAAATCGCGCTGACACTCGACGGCGAAGTATTCAAAGCGCCGCTCGACGAGGGCCACAAGGCCGACGGCGCGACCTTCGATCGGTTCGGCATCATGAACCAACAAATCTACGGCGACCACCTCACGGCATACTTCGACGACATCACCATTGACGGCAAGCGCTTCGACTTCGCGGCGGACCCGAAGTGGGAGGGAGCGGGCAACCGCGACACGTTTAGTGACATTGCGATTCGTCCACACCACGATTTTGGCCATCGACCGACAAACTTTGCGGGCGGCGAACCGGGTGAAATCGGCGGGTTCATCTGGCGCATCGAGAGCGTCGATCCAGAACACGCGGGGTACTACGGCGCGCCAACCGGCCGCCTGACGATGAACGACAAGCTAACCGCAAGCGGCAAGGTCAGTTTTCGGCGCGCCGCCGTGGACTGCGGCCTGCTCATCGGCTGGTTCAATTCGCACACCGCCATCGGCGCGCCGCCCAACAACTTCGTCGGTGTGCTTGTCGAAGGCCCCAGCCGCATCGGCCACTACTTCCGCCCGGTATACGGCGCCTCCGACGACCAACGCGGAATCCAGGACGAAGGCCCCATCTTCAATCCCGACGGGAAGCAACGCACGTGGTCCGTTGTGTACGACCCCGACGCCAACGCAGGCCACGGCAGAATTACCGCCACGCTCGATGGTGAATCCGTTGACATGGACCTTCCGGAAACCGCCCGCAAGGGGAACGCCGTCTTCGATCGTTTCGGCATCGTGTCGTGGCAGCGCGGCGGCCACTACGTCGAGATGTATTTCGACGACATCACGTATACCGCGGCAGAGTGACGCGTGGCGTGGCGCGGCTGCAATCCGCTATGGTACTGCGCAGTGTTGCGAGTATTCGTAAAAACCCGCTCGCACGGGGAGGCGTCGATATGGCGATGATTGCGCTATGACCGAACAACTCGATCCGAACTCGGCCCCGCCGCCGCTCGATGTCCCTCCGCCCGTTCCACCGCGCCAAACGCTTTGGGCGCGAATCGGAGTCGGGTTTGTCCCGGCCGCGGTGATGTTGGTCATCATGTTCTTCTGCTTCGTGTTCGATCGCAGTGGCGACACTGCGCTGCCCGTGCTCATCATTTCCGGCATTGCCTTCGTTCTGGGCACTCCCATACTCATGATTCCGTGGTCCGTCCGCGCGCTTCGCAAAATCCACGGACCGGTCGCGCCTGACGCCCGCGGCGCCCGAACGGGCATGGTGGTCCTCGTCACCGCCGGGATGAGTTTTGCCAACTACGCGATCGTCTTCGCCGAATGCTCGGCGATACTCATGACGCTCGCGTGAATTCCACCCTCGACACGAGCGCGATTCTCAAACGCACGACCAGCCGTTGTACCGTGTGCGGCCGGCCTGCGCCTGCAACGGCGATCGTCGAATCAGGCCGCGTGTACCTGGACCGCGAGTGCCCCGTCCACGGATTTCAGCGCCGCTGCATCTCCAGCGACGTCCGGTTCTATCACCTGTCCAAAGGTTCCTGCTGCTCGCAAAATGATTGCTGCAATTCCGATTCAACGGGGCCGGACCCGTTCCAGGCGCTCTCTACATGCCTCGCGCTCATCGAAATTGTGGATAGCTGCAATCTCGCCTGCCCGACCTGCTTCGCCGATTCGCCGGTTTCGCGCGATGTCGAATGCGTCTCGCTCGAAGACTTCCAACAGCGCGTGAACGATGTAGTTCGGGCGAAACGCAAGATCGAAGTCCTGCAACTCTCGGGCGGCGAGCCGACGATCCACCCGCAGTTTTTCGAGTTGCTCGATTGGTGCCAGCGGAACCCCTCGATCGAGTACATACTGCTGAACACCAACGGCGTGCGCATAGCAAAGGACGCAGAATTCGCGCGCGAACTCGACCGCATGTACCGGCGCCGCAAACTGCAGCTATACCTTCAGTTCGACGGCGTACAGGAAGAAGGACAGAAGGAACTGCGCGGCGGCGATCTGCGCGCGACGCGCCAACGCGCGATCGAAGTGTGTGGCGCGTTTGCCGGCGGCGGCCTCCCGATTACGCTCGCAATGACCGTCACGCGATCGACAATCGACCACGTTTGGGATGCCGTCGAGTTTGGACTGCACTATCCGCACGTCCGCGGCGTGGCATTCCAGCCCTACTTCATGTCCGGCCGCGCGCCCATGCGCAACGACGACCCGCTGAACACCGCCGACGTGATCCACGCGCTTATCTCGCAATCCGATGGCGCACTCACTTTCGACGATTTCACGCCGCTGCCGTGCGGCGACCCGAACTGCGCCACGATCGGCTATCTGCTCAAAACCGAAGACGGTCTGCGCTCGATCGGCGAGTTTGTCGATTTCTCGCGGCTTCAGGGCTTTCTCTCGGACCGCCTCAACTATTCGCTCGCCGATCTCGCGCAGTGCGGCTGCGAATCGGAACCGCTCGGCGCGCTCCTCAAACAATTCGAATTGAACGAATCGAGCACGTTCCGCCTCTTCATCAAACCTTTCATGGATGCCAACACCTGGGACGACGACCGCATCGATCGCTGTTGCACGCACGTGATTCGTCCCGACGGCAAACTCGATTCCTTCTGCCGCTACTACTCCGGCCTGCCCGGCACCTGGCATGGACCAAGGGCCGCGCAGCGTGCGATGTCCATGAAGTGAGCGCTACCTACTTCGCATACCCAGCCCTGGCCCTCGCCGGCATCGTGATGTCTACAGTCGTGTGGACCCGCGTCCTGCGCCGCGATGCCGCCGCGGGCGATCGCCGCCTCGAACTCATCTATATCGCGGCGCTGTGTGGCGCATTCGTTGGCGCAAAGGCCGTTTACTTCTTCGCGGAAGGTTGGCGCGTGTTTTTCGATCCGTCAGTGACGCCCGAGCAACTCTGGCTCGGCCTGCTCACCGGCAAGACCATCACCGGCGCCCTGCTTGGTGGCTACATCTCCGTGGAAGCGGCGAAGAAAATGCTTGGTTACGCGAAAGCTACCGGCGACTTTTTCGCAATCGTCGCGCCGTTCGGTCTCATGCTCGGGAGGATCGGCTGCTACATTCAAGGCTGTTGCCTTGGCGTCGAAATGGACCGTCACTGGTACACGTTGTCCGACGCGCACGGCATCGACCGTTGGCCCGCCGTCCCAATCGAATTCACGTTCAATCTGGCAATGTTCGTAGTCGCGCTGACCCTCTACCGCCGTCGCGCGTTCAACGGTCAACTCTTCCACATCTATCTCATCGCATACGGCGCCTTCCGCTTCGCGCACGAGTTCGCCCGTGACATACCGCCGCTTATCGGTCCCATTACCGGCTATCAGGTCGCCTCGCTAGCGATCCTCGTACTGGGCGTCGTGCGTTACCGCCAGCGCGCGGCGCTCGCGCGCCAGTGAAGAAGACAGCCACCGCTACGTCAATGTCGGCGCGTATGA includes these proteins:
- a CDS encoding carbohydrate-binding protein; translated protein: MSKPCCVTTAVVIALSPLLAPGCATSPMDAGGRGVPTPFGGNAHAIPGLIEAEHFDDGGPGVAYSDVDEVNHGAPYRGVTHVDTEQRADASNGYGIGWSRAGEWLAYTVDVQSNGTYTIEIPVASQKEGGVFHLDIAGKDVTGPIRIPDTGAWTKLATLHVKNVRLEKGVYVMRLIMDINGASGGIGDVDYLKFSLER
- a CDS encoding radical SAM protein, with translation MLGDTHDARVNSTLDTSAILKRTTSRCTVCGRPAPATAIVESGRVYLDRECPVHGFQRRCISSDVRFYHLSKGSCCSQNDCCNSDSTGPDPFQALSTCLALIEIVDSCNLACPTCFADSPVSRDVECVSLEDFQQRVNDVVRAKRKIEVLQLSGGEPTIHPQFFELLDWCQRNPSIEYILLNTNGVRIAKDAEFARELDRMYRRRKLQLYLQFDGVQEEGQKELRGGDLRATRQRAIEVCGAFAGGGLPITLAMTVTRSTIDHVWDAVEFGLHYPHVRGVAFQPYFMSGRAPMRNDDPLNTADVIHALISQSDGALTFDDFTPLPCGDPNCATIGYLLKTEDGLRSIGEFVDFSRLQGFLSDRLNYSLADLAQCGCESEPLGALLKQFELNESSTFRLFIKPFMDANTWDDDRIDRCCTHVIRPDGKLDSFCRYYSGLPGTWHGPRAAQRAMSMK
- a CDS encoding prolipoprotein diacylglyceryl transferase, with translation MSTVVWTRVLRRDAAAGDRRLELIYIAALCGAFVGAKAVYFFAEGWRVFFDPSVTPEQLWLGLLTGKTITGALLGGYISVEAAKKMLGYAKATGDFFAIVAPFGLMLGRIGCYIQGCCLGVEMDRHWYTLSDAHGIDRWPAVPIEFTFNLAMFVVALTLYRRRAFNGQLFHIYLIAYGAFRFAHEFARDIPPLIGPITGYQVASLAILVLGVVRYRQRAALARQ